Proteins from one Megalops cyprinoides isolate fMegCyp1 chromosome 11, fMegCyp1.pri, whole genome shotgun sequence genomic window:
- the nepro gene encoding nucleolus and neural progenitor protein, with the protein MDPEPWNRINISPPGAISSIRIPFNNSSDKNITCLLKESDKVLKLLHSKTLQTEIRVLYAILYVLNNSLRQHAPFRAIKQVEQCINRLKEMKLDVALKDLKEMCPKKAQRVLGKQTGHCEVPSQPMLEWLCLKVLGACKLMLCLTQRCSQAFLLTGQHLHWGEFVVLNVVLTSMLSRLWVFSKGILRNLVPLYEKMLPFLQEVSQTQPMPFLTDFALPTDLPAFLGPTYTDLGEKEPHWVRASAKVKGMFRPTLLSRLFREAAGRRGASRKHTQMETLGKKTEKVDLGSAVLQRHPGVMDHFCGLDMKAMLKRPYGNTSQVVCGVSSVPEMPKRRSSSKEVAVIGEKNRFLKQVEAVSSFSDMAAHLTQMIGWCKGRRLRRESGRLRLLHLKCQRIKCLESQGFRVSKKLKALRKEISGALFLNGGCRTRRCSSLYAAWRNAYRRTPFSKSRRRTCRRARKGRNNQTLTVEKEGSPERVTGGQDSVTSKNTERNGRSHTLNLTMTNGDDIDDIFASIGF; encoded by the exons ATGGACCCCGAACCGTGGAATAGAATAAACATTTCCCCACCTGGTGCAATTTCTTCAATCCGTATTCCGTTTAATAACTCTTCAG ACAAGAACATAACATGCCTCCTGAAAGAGTCCGACAAAGTCTTGAAGTTACTGCACAGTAAAACCCTACAGACGGAGATCCGCGTTCTGTACGCGATActatatgttttaaataacagCCTCAGGCAACACGCACCTTTCCGGGCCATCAAACAG gttgaGCAATGCATAAACCGGCTGAAGGAAATGAAGTTGGATGTTGCCTTAAAGGACCTCAAGGAGATGTGTCCCAAAAAGGCACAAAG GGTGCTGGGAAAGCAGACAGGCCACTGTGAGGTCCCCAGCCAGCCCATGTTGGAATGGCTGTGTCTCAAAGTGCTGGGGGCCTGTAAGCTGATGCTGTGTCTGACACAGCGCTGTTCTCAGGCCTTCCT TCTGACAGGACAGCATCTTCACTGGGGAGAGTTTGTTGTATTGAATGTTGTGCTGACCAGCATGCTCAGTCGCCTATG GGTCTTTTCCAAGGGTATACTGAGGAACCTGGTCCCTTTGTACGAGAAGATGCTGCCATTCCTGCAGGAGgtgtcacagacacagccaaTGCCCTTCCTGACAGACTTTGCCCTCCCCACTGACCTGCCAGCGTTCCTAGGGCCAACATACACGGACCTGGGGGAAAAGGAGCCGCACTGGGTCAGAGCCTCAGCCAAAGTCAAGGGAATGTTCAGGCCCACACTGCTGAGCAGGTTGTTCAGAGAGGcggcagggaggagaggggcgaGTAGGAAGCACACGCAGATGGAGACGTTAGGCAAGAAGACCGAAAAGGTAGACCTGGGGAGTGCAGTTCTGCAGAGGCACCCAGGAGTTATGG ATCATTTCTGTGGATTGGATATGAAGGCCATGCTTAAAAGACCATATGGAAACACTAGTCAG GTTGTTTGTGGAGTATCTTCAGTGCCAGAAATGCCCAAAAGGAGGTCTTCCTCAAAGGAAGTGGCCGTGATTGGTGAGAAGAATAGATTCTTGAAGCAGGTGGAAGCAGTGTCCTCCTTCAGTGACATGGCGGCGCATCTGACACAGATGATCGGCTGGTGCAAAGGCAGGAGACTGCGCAGGGAGAGTGGGCGTCTGCGGCTTCTCCACCTCAAGTGCCAAAGGATAAAGTGCCTGGAATCACAAGGGTTCAG GGTCAGCAAGAAGCTGAAGGCCTTGAGAAAGGAGATCTCTGGAGCCCTTTTCCTCAACGGAGGTTGCAGGACCAGACGATGCTCGTCTCTTTATGCCGCCTGGAGGAACGCGTATCGCAGGACACCGTTCAGTAAAAGCCGGAGACGGACCTGTAGACGTGCCAGAAAGGGCAGGAATAACCAGACCCTGACAGTGGAGAAGGAGGGCTCCCCTGAGAGGGTGACAGGGGGACAGGATAGTGTAACCAGCAAGAATACTGAGAGGAATGGCAGAAGTCACACCCTGAATCTCACTATGACAAATGGGGATGACATTGACGATATTTTCGCCTCCATCGGGTTCTGA
- the tex30 gene encoding testis-expressed protein 30, with the protein MDAFHEDNIKIPLGSKHLDAILSIPAKVKDVRTAVVLTHGAGGDMNFRHLVSLAGVLATTGLLCLRFTCKGLNLVYRVKAYNAVVEYLQNLKKFTLKHIFLGGRSMGSRAAAAVVKQLTERAEDAVQGLICLSFPLHPPGQAHAYHKRTEDLMGLTQTPVLFVSGTADDMCPKDLLEDVRKQMKAPTTVHWVEGGCHGLEVKGRPEEAVLEEVNSCVTTWILDHI; encoded by the exons ATGGATGCGTTCCACGag gACAACATTAAAATTCCTCTCGGATCCAAACACCTAGATGCCATCTTAAGCATCCCAGCCAAAGTGAAGGATGTACGAACTGCAGTTGTTCTCACACACGGAGCTGGGGGAGACATGAATTTCAGGCATCTGGTGTCCCTCGCAGGTGTTCTCGCTACGACTGGTCTGCTCTGTTTGCGCTTCACGTGTAAAGGTCTAAACCTTGTCTACAGAGTAAAGGCGTATAATGCCGTCGTG gAATATTTGCAAAACCTAAAGAAGTTCACCCTAAAGCATATTTTCCTCGGTG GCCGCTCGATGGGCTCTCGGGCTGCTGCGGCCGTGGTGAAACAGCTGACCGAGAGGGCAGAGGATGCCGTGCAGGGCCTGATCTGTCTGTCCTTTCCGCTGCACCCTCCTGGACAGGCACACGCCTACCACAAGCGCACTGAGGACCTCATGGGGCTGACGCAAAcacctgtgctgtttgtctcGGGCACTGCTGACGACATGTGTCCTAAG GATCTCCTTGAAGATGTAAGAAAGCAGATGAAAGCTCCAACTACTGTTCACTGGGTAGAAGGGGGATGCCATGGGTTAGAAGTGAAAGGAAGGCCTGAAGAAGCCGTCCTGGAGGAAGTGAACTCTTGTGTCACCACCTGGATTTTGGATCACATTTGA